The Urbifossiella limnaea genome has a window encoding:
- a CDS encoding serine/threonine-protein kinase produces the protein MPVDPLRLKAVFSEALVRTDSSDRAAYLAAACGDDADLRSRVEALLRASEEPDSLLDEPAPPGPTNVTGTSAPDAHRPESMATGDFGSSGATGTFAGAATRNERAAPAELGTVIAGRYTLVEVIGEGGMGSVYLASQSEPVKRQVAIKLIKTGMDSKAVLARFDAERQALALMDHPNIARIYDGGVTQAGQPFFVMELVKGVPLTEYCDQKRLTVDARLQLFVSVCQAVQHAHQKGIIHRDLKPGNVLVTEVDGRPTPKVIDFGVAKANELKLTDLSFADTGAIVGTPAYMSPEQADPSSMDIDTRTDVYALGVMLYELLTGSPPIDGKQFKRGAILEILRMVREVDPPRPSTKLSTADDLPNIAANRSIEPVKLTKSLRGELDWVVMKALEKDRTRRYETANGFAADIQRYLADEVVEARPPSRGYRLKKFVKRNKVQVLAASLVLLALVGGIVGTSLGLVQAEQARAAEAKRVTERDEALGERNTALGEAKAALGERNAALGKATEALGKADESLRKEALRVKERDQANLELSRQLGNSNFLVAMAGYENRDVKQATERLAKVPASERGWEWDYLKQRTRGGIFTLYGHMGQVSSVCFSPDGMRIVTGSWDNTAKVWDARTGTLLLDLKGHTHLVSGVSFSPDGTRIVTGSPDKTAKIWDARTGKPLLDLKGHAGPVNSLCYSPDGKRIVTAGVTAKVWDAQTGAPLVDLKGPRAAVQRVSFSPDGTRIAGSGYVSFSPGGVGGVSFSPDGTRIVTDGTYGGQVWDASTGEPVLDLKGQREQSSLDTARVWDARTGTPLLDLRGHKSAVSSVNYSPDGTRIVTGSWDKTARVWDARTGTPLLDLTGHTGQVSGVSFSPDGTRIVTGGGNQDQTGEINVWDAQTGMPVPELNGHTHNLTSVSFSPDGTRIVTGSLDKTAKVWDVRTGTLVLDLKGHTSGVTSVSFSPDSTRIVTGSSDTAKVWDARTGTLVLDLKGGVTSVSFSPDGTRLITGVNVNTFGSVTVWDAQTGKHLLKWEVFLGVESLSLSPDGTRVVTGHNTAKVWDVRTGKQLLELDGAGCVSFSPDGSRIVTGGGVTAGLDNAVKIWDASTGKHLVDLRGHGNLVTSVSFSPGGTRLVTGSWDNTAKVWDTRTGTPLVELQGGRAWVKSVCFSPDGTRIVTASGQTAKIWGARTSTLGLELNGTTGKVTCMSFSPDGTRFFTGGRTAKVRDVRTGKHLLDLPVSEVEEVTSASFSPDGTRIATGTNDGTIRVWDALTGKSLFAIEDEEVDGPVTSVSFSPDGTRIVTASPFETTAKVWNALTGKHLFDLPGHERNVRTAGFSLDGKRIVTEGGWNYGPTGEWKVWDAQTGREIKGEPIPQTLRFGELSPDGKIFAHRDGDRIVLIPSIPEARELEYRQVHTRPNYWRYLEGYTAARQTNDPVAARFYLDRILSIPEHRTTARFSERNASQADPLVIARTGFHHTALAKTPYDRGTVALLAVRGDRLARRLVAQQLLRDGKPGPAIPLLFMCMTSRPSTSPPVEELLLAQACLDLKQPDEARRFYKAATEWLDRPRDPKDNLGVGFSAANSDPRRNPFDWEAWHECDVFRAEVEKALAKG, from the coding sequence ATGCCCGTCGATCCCCTGCGTCTGAAAGCGGTTTTCAGCGAAGCACTCGTGCGCACCGATTCGTCCGACCGGGCCGCGTACCTGGCGGCCGCGTGCGGCGACGACGCCGACCTGCGTTCACGGGTCGAGGCGTTGTTGCGGGCCAGCGAGGAGCCGGATTCCCTGCTCGATGAGCCCGCGCCCCCCGGCCCGACGAATGTCACAGGCACGTCCGCGCCGGACGCGCATCGCCCGGAATCCATGGCCACCGGCGACTTCGGATCGAGCGGAGCCACTGGCACCTTCGCTGGCGCCGCAACCCGCAATGAGCGTGCCGCTCCCGCCGAGTTGGGAACGGTGATTGCCGGGCGGTACACGCTGGTCGAGGTGATCGGCGAAGGCGGCATGGGAAGCGTCTACCTCGCCAGTCAGTCCGAGCCGGTGAAGCGTCAGGTCGCGATCAAGCTCATCAAGACGGGGATGGACTCGAAGGCGGTGCTGGCCCGGTTCGATGCCGAGCGGCAGGCGCTCGCGTTGATGGACCATCCCAACATCGCCCGCATCTACGACGGCGGCGTCACCCAGGCCGGCCAACCCTTCTTCGTCATGGAGTTGGTGAAGGGCGTGCCGCTCACCGAGTACTGTGACCAGAAGCGGCTGACCGTCGACGCCCGCCTCCAACTGTTCGTGTCGGTGTGCCAGGCGGTCCAGCACGCCCACCAGAAGGGAATCATTCACCGCGACCTGAAGCCGGGCAACGTGCTGGTGACCGAGGTGGACGGGCGGCCGACGCCGAAGGTGATCGACTTCGGCGTGGCCAAGGCGAACGAACTGAAGCTCACGGACCTGAGCTTCGCGGACACCGGCGCGATCGTCGGCACCCCGGCGTACATGTCGCCCGAGCAGGCCGACCCGTCCTCGATGGACATCGACACCCGGACCGATGTGTACGCCCTCGGGGTGATGCTGTACGAGTTGCTGACCGGCTCGCCGCCGATCGACGGCAAGCAGTTCAAGCGGGGGGCGATCCTCGAAATACTGCGGATGGTGCGGGAGGTGGACCCGCCGCGGCCGAGCACGAAACTGAGTACGGCCGACGACCTGCCGAACATCGCGGCCAACCGGAGCATCGAGCCGGTCAAGCTGACGAAGTCGCTGCGGGGAGAGCTGGACTGGGTGGTGATGAAGGCGCTGGAGAAGGACCGCACCCGCCGCTACGAAACGGCCAACGGGTTCGCCGCCGACATCCAGCGCTACCTGGCCGATGAGGTGGTCGAAGCCCGTCCGCCGAGCCGGGGCTACCGGCTCAAGAAGTTCGTCAAACGGAACAAGGTGCAGGTGCTGGCGGCGAGTCTGGTGCTGCTGGCGCTGGTCGGCGGCATCGTTGGGACGAGTCTCGGATTGGTGCAGGCCGAACAGGCCCGTGCCGCCGAGGCAAAACGCGTCACCGAACGCGACGAAGCCCTCGGCGAACGAAACACGGCACTGGGCGAGGCCAAGGCGGCACTGGGCGAACGAAACGCGGCACTGGGGAAGGCGACGGAGGCGCTCGGAAAGGCCGATGAGTCACTCCGGAAGGAGGCCCTGCGCGTCAAGGAACGGGATCAGGCCAACCTGGAACTCAGCCGGCAACTCGGCAACAGCAATTTCCTCGTTGCTATGGCCGGCTACGAGAATCGCGATGTCAAACAGGCCACTGAGCGGCTCGCCAAAGTACCCGCCAGTGAGCGAGGTTGGGAGTGGGACTATCTGAAGCAACGGACGCGCGGCGGAATATTCACGCTCTATGGGCACATGGGCCAGGTCAGCAGTGTCTGTTTCTCCCCCGACGGGATGCGGATCGTGACCGGCAGTTGGGACAACACGGCGAAGGTCTGGGACGCACGGACCGGCACACTCTTACTCGACCTGAAGGGGCATACGCATTTGGTCAGCGGTGTGAGTTTCTCCCCCGACGGCACACGGATCGTGACCGGCAGTCCGGACAAAACGGCGAAGATCTGGGACGCACGGACGGGCAAGCCCTTACTCGACCTGAAAGGGCACGCCGGCCCGGTCAACAGTCTGTGTTACTCCCCCGACGGGAAACGGATCGTCACGGCTGGCGTCACGGCGAAGGTCTGGGACGCGCAGACTGGCGCACCGCTTGTCGACCTCAAAGGGCCAAGGGCCGCCGTCCAGCGTGTGAGTTTCTCCCCCGACGGGACGCGGATCGCCGGCAGCGGATACGTGAGTTTCAGCCCCGGCGGGGTCGGCGGCGTGAGTTTCTCCCCCGACGGGACGCGGATCGTTACCGATGGTACGTACGGGGGGCAGGTCTGGGATGCGAGCACCGGTGAACCCGTGCTCGACCTGAAGGGACAGCGAGAACAGTCCAGTCTGGACACGGCGAGGGTGTGGGACGCGCGGACCGGCACGCCCTTGCTCGATCTCCGGGGACACAAATCAGCGGTCAGTAGCGTGAATTATTCTCCCGACGGGACACGGATCGTCACCGGAAGTTGGGACAAGACGGCGAGGGTCTGGGACGCGCGGACCGGCACGCCCTTGCTCGACCTAACCGGGCACACGGGCCAGGTCAGCGGTGTGAGTTTTTCCCCCGATGGGACGCGGATCGTGACCGGCGGTGGTAACCAGGATCAGACGGGTGAGATCAACGTCTGGGACGCGCAGACTGGCATGCCCGTGCCCGAACTCAACGGCCACACACACAACCTCACCAGTGTGAGTTTCTCCCCTGACGGGACTCGAATCGTCACGGGCAGTCTGGACAAGACAGCGAAGGTCTGGGACGTGCGGACCGGTACGCTCGTGCTCGACCTCAAAGGGCATACCTCCGGCGTTACGAGCGTGAGTTTCTCCCCCGACAGTACGCGAATCGTCACTGGGAGCAGTGACACAGCGAAGGTCTGGGACGCGAGGACCGGTACGCTCGTACTCGACCTGAAGGGGGGCGTCACGAGTGTGAGTTTCTCCCCCGACGGGACGCGGCTTATTACTGGCGTGAATGTCAATACTTTCGGATCCGTCACGGTCTGGGACGCGCAGACCGGCAAACACCTGCTCAAGTGGGAAGTGTTTCTAGGGGTCGAGAGCCTGAGTCTTTCGCCCGACGGGACGCGGGTCGTGACCGGGCATAATACAGCGAAGGTCTGGGACGTTCGCACCGGCAAGCAACTGCTCGAACTGGACGGGGCGGGCTGCGTGAGTTTCTCCCCCGATGGGTCGCGGATCGTCACCGGCGGTGGCGTCACCGCCGGACTGGACAACGCGGTGAAGATCTGGGACGCGAGTACCGGCAAACACTTAGTCGACCTGCGGGGCCACGGCAATTTGGTCACGAGCGTGAGTTTCTCCCCCGGCGGGACGCGGCTAGTCACCGGCAGTTGGGACAACACTGCGAAGGTTTGGGATACTCGGACCGGCACGCCCCTGGTCGAACTCCAGGGGGGGCGGGCCTGGGTCAAGAGTGTGTGCTTCTCCCCCGACGGGACGCGGATCGTCACAGCCAGCGGTCAGACCGCAAAGATCTGGGGCGCACGCACAAGCACGCTCGGGCTTGAGCTGAACGGGACCACGGGTAAGGTCACATGCATGAGTTTCTCCCCCGACGGGACGCGGTTCTTCACCGGGGGGCGTACAGCGAAGGTCAGGGACGTTCGCACCGGCAAGCACCTGCTCGATCTGCCGGTGTCTGAAGTGGAAGAAGTCACAAGTGCCAGTTTCTCTCCAGACGGCACGCGGATCGCGACCGGCACGAATGACGGGACAATACGGGTATGGGATGCCCTAACTGGTAAATCCCTGTTCGCGATCGAGGACGAGGAGGTCGATGGTCCAGTCACGAGCGTGAGTTTCTCCCCTGACGGGACGCGGATCGTCACCGCCAGTCCTTTTGAGACAACGGCGAAGGTCTGGAATGCTCTCACCGGCAAGCACCTATTCGACTTGCCGGGGCACGAGCGCAATGTCCGCACAGCCGGGTTTTCCCTCGACGGAAAGCGAATCGTCACCGAGGGCGGGTGGAATTACGGCCCAACGGGAGAGTGGAAGGTTTGGGACGCGCAGACAGGCCGGGAAATCAAAGGCGAGCCGATTCCTCAAACCCTTCGGTTTGGCGAGCTGAGCCCTGACGGCAAAATCTTCGCCCATCGCGATGGCGACCGCATCGTGCTGATTCCCTCGATTCCAGAAGCTAGAGAGTTGGAATATCGCCAAGTTCACACGCGGCCCAATTACTGGCGCTATCTAGAAGGCTACACCGCCGCCCGCCAGACCAACGATCCCGTCGCGGCCCGATTCTACCTCGACCGCATCCTGTCGATCCCCGAGCACCGCACCACGGCCCGGTTTTCGGAACGCAACGCATCGCAAGCCGATCCGCTCGTCATCGCCCGCACCGGCTTCCACCACACCGCACTGGCGAAGACCCCCTACGACCGTGGCACCGTGGCCCTGCTGGCCGTCCGCGGCGACCGCCTGGCCCGGCGTCTCGTGGCACAACAACTCCTGCGCGACGGCAAGCCCGGGCCGGCGATCCCGCTGCTGTTCATGTGCATGACATCGCGCCCGTCCACCAGCCCGCCGGTCGAGGAGTTGCTGCTGGCGCAAGCCTGCCTCGACCTGAAGCAACCCGATGAGGCGAGGCGTTTCTACAAGGCCGCCACCGAATGGCTCGACCGGCCGCGCGACCCCAAGGACAACCTCGGCGTCGGCTTCTCCGCCGCCAACAGCGACCCCCGCCGCAACCCGTTCGACTGGGAAGCATGGCACGAGTGCGACGTGTTCCGCGCGGAGGTGGAGAAGGCACTCGCAAAGGGATAA
- a CDS encoding ECF-type sigma factor, protein MCDVTRLLEAAQAGDRQAAAELLPLVYDELRRLAAARMAAEAPGHTLDATALVHEAYIRLIGGENRPTLEHRRQFVAAAAEAMRRILVDHARRVRAEKRGGGGARVPIDDLASPADDPTDWVQVDDALERLATLDPGAAEIVRLKVYGGASVEDAAELLGLSRASAYRDWAFARAWLRDALGRSEQKSGKR, encoded by the coding sequence ATGTGCGATGTGACCCGTCTCCTGGAAGCCGCCCAAGCCGGTGATCGGCAGGCCGCCGCGGAGTTGCTCCCACTCGTGTACGACGAGTTGCGGCGGCTCGCGGCCGCCCGCATGGCGGCCGAAGCCCCCGGCCACACCCTCGACGCCACCGCTCTCGTGCATGAGGCGTACATACGGCTGATCGGCGGGGAGAACCGGCCGACGTTGGAGCACCGCCGGCAGTTCGTCGCCGCCGCCGCCGAGGCCATGCGCCGCATCCTGGTCGATCACGCCCGCCGGGTCCGGGCCGAGAAACGCGGCGGGGGCGGCGCCCGCGTCCCGATCGACGACCTCGCATCGCCCGCCGACGATCCGACCGACTGGGTTCAGGTCGACGACGCCCTGGAGCGACTCGCCACCCTCGACCCCGGTGCCGCCGAGATCGTGCGGCTGAAGGTGTACGGCGGTGCCTCAGTCGAGGACGCGGCCGAACTGCTCGGGTTGTCACGGGCGTCGGCCTACCGCGACTGGGCGTTCGCCCGGGCCTGGCTCCGCGACGCACTCGGGCGGTCGGAACAGAAATCCGGAAAACGGTGA
- a CDS encoding carbon storage regulator, which translates to MLVLTRKTGQEIVIDGEIRITVTSIGDGRVKLGISAPSHVKVDRAEVAARIAAEEADAAVLVCG; encoded by the coding sequence ATGCTCGTGCTCACCCGCAAGACCGGCCAGGAAATCGTCATCGACGGCGAGATCCGCATCACCGTGACGTCGATCGGCGACGGCCGCGTGAAACTCGGGATCTCCGCCCCCTCCCACGTAAAAGTCGACCGTGCCGAGGTCGCTGCACGTATCGCGGCCGAGGAGGCCGACGCCGCCGTCCTCGTCTGCGGTTGA
- a CDS encoding sigma factor: MCVTLTAAMIVPAAREAFAAALPRVQAVARFTTRRVPCPDAREELAAEAVALAWRCYVALLRRGKDPAGFVTTIARRAAQAALAGRRVCGAEKVRDALSPLARLRGRVRMDRIGDRVPGRRRCSGEAVAAELVAADPRVKVPDQAAFRVDFPRFRGGLPPAKREALDLLAAGWGTGAAAARLGVSAGRVSQLRRELAEKWEAFHDEPS, from the coding sequence ATGTGCGTCACGCTGACGGCGGCCATGATCGTACCGGCGGCGAGGGAGGCGTTTGCCGCTGCATTGCCGCGAGTTCAGGCGGTCGCCCGGTTTACCACCCGCCGGGTGCCGTGCCCGGACGCCCGCGAGGAACTGGCGGCCGAGGCCGTGGCCCTCGCCTGGCGCTGCTACGTCGCCCTGCTGCGTCGGGGGAAAGACCCGGCCGGCTTCGTCACCACCATCGCCCGGCGCGCGGCCCAGGCGGCGCTGGCCGGCCGGCGGGTGTGCGGGGCGGAGAAGGTCCGCGACGCCCTCTCGCCGCTCGCCCGGCTCCGCGGCCGGGTGCGGATGGATCGGATCGGCGACCGGGTGCCAGGTCGGCGCCGGTGTTCCGGGGAGGCGGTGGCGGCAGAACTGGTGGCGGCCGACCCGCGGGTGAAGGTCCCCGACCAGGCCGCCTTCCGGGTCGACTTCCCCCGGTTCCGCGGCGGCCTACCGCCGGCGAAGCGGGAGGCCCTGGACCTACTGGCGGCGGGGTGGGGGACGGGGGCGGCGGCCGCCCGCCTCGGCGTCTCCGCGGGGCGGGTCAGCCAGCTCCGCCGCGAGCTGGCGGAGAAGTGGGAGGCGTTCCACGACGAGCCCTCCTGA
- a CDS encoding helix-turn-helix domain-containing protein, translating to MIRISLPDDDLQRLEATFRETPDAKLRHRVQIVLMAHRGRRHPDIAADTGTSPRSVQRWLNAYLDRGLDGLRPRKAPGAKPTLTPDLAPVLRQWVIDGPARHGLDRANWTYPELADHLLKTRGVRVGKSALQAFGAKHGIRPYRPTYRFLRGDPAKQATAREEIADLKKGRRPATSSC from the coding sequence GTGATCCGCATCTCCCTACCGGACGACGACCTGCAACGCCTGGAAGCGACCTTCCGCGAGACCCCCGACGCCAAACTGCGGCACCGGGTCCAGATCGTCCTGATGGCCCACCGGGGCCGCCGCCACCCGGACATCGCGGCCGACACCGGCACCTCCCCGCGGTCCGTCCAACGGTGGCTCAACGCCTACCTCGACCGCGGGCTCGACGGGCTCCGCCCCCGGAAGGCACCCGGGGCCAAGCCCACGCTCACCCCCGACCTGGCCCCGGTCCTCCGGCAGTGGGTCATCGACGGCCCCGCCAGGCACGGGCTCGACCGGGCCAACTGGACCTATCCCGAGTTGGCCGACCACCTGCTCAAGACCCGCGGCGTCCGGGTCGGGAAGTCGGCCCTCCAGGCGTTCGGAGCGAAGCACGGGATCCGCCCGTACCGGCCGACGTACCGATTCCTCCGCGGCGACCCGGCCAAGCAGGCGACGGCCCGGGAGGAGATCGCCGACCTCAAAAAGGGGCGGCGGCCGGCGACCTCGTCCTGCTGA
- a CDS encoding transposase has translation MVPTLTATLGVKGHRPVVGTRDCKHLLYVFAVVNLATAAVHANLVDSPKDAKKKTGKSKTRRMQEAFAAHLRHVGRMYPTGIHKRVVLLIDNAPWHRGRPIDEALRDNPHLEFKRLPSYSPQLNPIERFWKLLRRRATHNRLFDTLADLRRSIRSSLSYYQTVRDRVRTLLDRKAMKRTPSTGS, from the coding sequence ATGGTCCCGACCCTCACCGCGACCCTTGGGGTGAAGGGCCACCGGCCGGTGGTGGGGACGCGGGACTGCAAGCACCTGCTGTACGTCTTCGCCGTCGTCAACCTAGCGACTGCCGCCGTCCACGCGAACCTGGTGGACAGCCCGAAGGACGCCAAGAAGAAGACCGGGAAGAGCAAGACCCGGCGGATGCAGGAGGCGTTCGCGGCCCACCTCCGGCACGTCGGCCGGATGTACCCGACCGGCATCCACAAGCGGGTGGTACTGCTCATCGACAACGCCCCGTGGCACCGGGGGAGGCCGATCGACGAGGCCCTGCGGGACAACCCGCACCTGGAGTTCAAGCGGCTCCCCAGCTACAGCCCGCAACTCAACCCGATCGAGCGGTTCTGGAAGCTCCTCCGACGCCGGGCGACCCACAACCGGCTGTTCGACACGCTCGCCGACCTGCGGCGGTCGATCCGGAGCAGCCTGAGCTACTACCAGACCGTGCGGGACCGAGTCCGAACCTTACTCGACCGCAAGGCGATGAAACGGACGCCCTCAACCGGATCGTGA
- a CDS encoding transposase: MLFGGVFERFLEESPLSVMSRATIEHALSASALDALFDRTAERGYTRELLFSTTVDLMTLVVGGKALHVQAAYRHLRDRVPVTLKCVYDKLRNIETGVSAGLVAHVSGRCEGLITALGGGCKSLLPGYRVRVLDGNHLAATQRRLGVTRGHTAGPLPGQSLVVLDPALMLVTDIVPCEDAHTQERALIDQIVPLVRERDVWVADRNFCTAEFLCEVAARRAYVVIRRHGNLSVEAEAGYGAEVATDRGWVGERRVWVCWGGARLVRLRQVRVRLRAPTADGDAEVEILTNLPAKVPAKKVAEIYLKRWKIEGAFHELTVALNCEVNTLGYPRAALFGFCVAVAAYNVLAVLKAALRAVHGEKKVQEEVSGYYLALEWAMVYAGMMIALPASEWEAFGPMPSPELAGHLREWAGKVDLGRIKKAPPRKPTRTATRRIKDKSPHVSTARLLDEGKKTRQAKVSRNP, encoded by the coding sequence ATGCTGTTCGGTGGGGTCTTCGAGCGGTTCCTAGAGGAGAGCCCGCTCAGCGTGATGTCCCGGGCGACCATCGAGCACGCCCTCTCGGCCTCGGCCCTCGACGCGCTGTTCGACCGGACCGCCGAGCGCGGGTACACCCGGGAGTTGCTGTTCTCCACGACGGTCGATCTGATGACCCTGGTGGTCGGCGGCAAGGCCCTCCACGTCCAGGCCGCCTACCGGCACCTGCGGGACCGCGTCCCGGTCACCCTCAAGTGCGTCTACGACAAGCTCCGGAACATCGAGACGGGCGTGTCCGCGGGGCTGGTCGCGCACGTGTCGGGCCGGTGCGAGGGGCTGATCACCGCGCTGGGCGGGGGGTGCAAGAGCCTGCTGCCGGGCTACCGGGTGCGGGTCCTCGACGGCAACCACCTGGCCGCCACCCAGCGGCGGCTGGGCGTCACCCGGGGGCACACCGCCGGCCCCTTGCCCGGGCAGAGTTTGGTCGTGCTCGACCCGGCCCTGATGCTGGTCACCGACATCGTCCCGTGCGAGGACGCCCACACCCAGGAGCGGGCGCTGATCGACCAGATTGTGCCGCTGGTGCGGGAGCGGGACGTGTGGGTCGCGGACCGCAACTTCTGCACGGCGGAGTTCCTGTGTGAGGTGGCCGCCCGGCGGGCCTACGTCGTCATCCGACGCCACGGGAACCTGAGCGTCGAGGCCGAAGCCGGGTACGGGGCCGAGGTCGCGACGGACCGGGGCTGGGTGGGCGAGCGGCGGGTCTGGGTCTGCTGGGGTGGGGCGCGGTTGGTGCGCCTGCGGCAGGTGCGGGTGCGGCTGCGGGCGCCGACCGCGGACGGGGACGCGGAGGTGGAGATCCTGACCAACCTGCCGGCGAAGGTGCCGGCCAAGAAGGTGGCCGAGATCTACCTCAAGCGGTGGAAGATCGAGGGGGCCTTCCACGAGTTGACAGTCGCCTTGAACTGTGAGGTGAACACCCTGGGGTACCCCAGGGCCGCGCTGTTCGGGTTCTGCGTGGCGGTGGCCGCGTACAACGTGCTGGCCGTACTGAAGGCGGCCCTGCGGGCGGTGCATGGTGAGAAGAAGGTGCAGGAGGAGGTGTCGGGGTATTACCTGGCGCTGGAGTGGGCGATGGTGTACGCGGGGATGATGATCGCCCTGCCCGCGTCGGAATGGGAGGCGTTCGGTCCGATGCCCAGCCCGGAGTTGGCCGGCCACCTCCGCGAGTGGGCGGGCAAGGTCGACCTTGGGAGGATCAAGAAAGCGCCGCCCCGGAAGCCGACGAGGACGGCGACCCGACGGATCAAGGACAAGAGCCCACATGTTTCCACGGCCCGGTTGCTCGACGAGGGGAAGAAGACCCGTCAGGCGAAAGTCAGCCGGAATCCGTGA